One window of the Ureibacillus sp. FSL W7-1570 genome contains the following:
- a CDS encoding class I SAM-dependent RNA methyltransferase — protein MTKFQLVATSAMGLESIVADEVKALGYETRTENGKIYFEGDERAIARANLWLRVADRVKIVAAQFPATTFEELFENTKSVEWERYLPVDANFPVSGKSVKSKLFSVPDCQAIVKKAIVERLKTAYKKTGLLDESGATFKIEVSILKDMATLTIDTSGAGLHKRGYRVGQGDAPLKETLAAALVKISKWSPHRPFADLFCGSGTIPIEAALIGQNIAPGYNRDFISEEWPWMDMKIWDDARIEAEDLANYDQPLEILGTDIDHRMVKIAKENALEAGLSDLITFKQMQATDFTTTLTDGVIVSNPPYGERIGEREEIERVIRELGKIMRNYPTWSVYMLSSMDNFEELYGKKATKKRKLFNGFIRTDFYQFWGQKSNKQSLI, from the coding sequence ATGACGAAATTTCAACTGGTTGCTACTTCTGCAATGGGACTGGAATCCATTGTTGCAGACGAAGTAAAAGCATTGGGGTACGAAACGCGTACGGAAAACGGAAAAATTTATTTTGAAGGTGATGAAAGGGCGATTGCCAGAGCCAATCTTTGGCTGAGGGTGGCCGATCGGGTAAAAATTGTTGCAGCCCAATTCCCGGCAACGACTTTTGAGGAATTGTTTGAAAATACAAAATCTGTTGAATGGGAACGTTATTTGCCTGTTGATGCGAATTTCCCGGTCTCAGGAAAATCGGTGAAATCGAAATTATTCAGTGTTCCGGACTGCCAAGCAATCGTAAAAAAAGCGATTGTGGAACGGTTAAAAACAGCCTATAAGAAAACCGGATTATTGGACGAATCGGGGGCGACTTTCAAAATTGAAGTATCAATCTTGAAAGATATGGCAACACTTACAATTGATACAAGTGGTGCCGGACTCCACAAAAGAGGCTATCGGGTAGGCCAGGGGGATGCCCCTTTAAAAGAAACGTTGGCTGCCGCTTTGGTAAAAATCTCAAAATGGTCCCCTCATCGTCCTTTTGCCGATCTTTTCTGCGGCTCCGGCACGATTCCGATCGAGGCGGCGTTGATTGGCCAAAATATTGCACCAGGGTATAATCGGGATTTCATTTCGGAAGAATGGCCCTGGATGGATATGAAAATCTGGGATGACGCCCGGATAGAAGCGGAGGATTTGGCAAACTATGATCAACCTCTTGAAATATTGGGGACGGACATTGATCATAGAATGGTAAAAATCGCAAAAGAGAATGCGCTGGAAGCCGGTTTGAGCGATTTAATCACTTTCAAACAAATGCAGGCGACCGATTTCACGACGACCCTTACAGACGGTGTCATTGTCTCCAATCCTCCTTATGGGGAGAGAATCGGGGAAAGGGAAGAGATTGAAAGAGTAATCCGCGAACTTGGGAAAATAATGAGAAATTATCCGACGTGGTCGGTCTATATGCTGTCATCCATGGACAATTTTGAGGAACTGTACGGCAAGAAAGCGACGAAAAAACGGAAATTGTTTAACGGATTCATCCGCACCGATTTTTATCAATTTTGGGGCCAAAAATCAAACAAACAATCATTGATTTAA
- the gpsB gene encoding cell division regulator GpsB — MEIKLNSKMILEKEFKRQMKGYNIDEVDQFLDIIMEDYDNFNKIIKELQAENERLKKELEAAKKQQTPQYAGSTNFDILKRLSNLEKHVFGNKLYD; from the coding sequence ATGGAAATCAAATTAAATTCCAAAATGATTTTGGAAAAAGAATTCAAGAGACAAATGAAAGGCTACAACATTGATGAGGTGGACCAATTTTTAGATATAATAATGGAAGATTATGACAATTTTAATAAAATCATAAAAGAATTGCAAGCGGAAAACGAAAGATTGAAAAAAGAGCTGGAAGCGGCCAAAAAGCAACAAACGCCTCAATATGCCGGAAGTACGAACTTTGATATTCTAAAAAGACTATCAAATTTGGAAAAGCATGTTTTTGGCAATAAATTGTACGATTGA
- a CDS encoding ribonuclease H-like domain-containing protein: protein MSYENKILQLKKMVGKKKAAESEKPSYQKPEKPAYIDEWKKAGLSIVENDFGVVLKRQVQYPFDYKHGRYELKEFFQAVEKWEQSKIEHPYSIYPGEKVLFFDTETTGLKGAGTHIFLLGLLEVDEEAFVLNQYVLADPANEAAFLFESKLWQRGKTIVTYNGKSFDWPQLEMRWIFHKNYLPTLQSPRQIDLFHSSKRIWKNHLEKVKLIKVEEEKLGFKRENDIPGFLAPIIYADAVRSGNAGGLIKVLQHNEWDILSLLVLYIHSTNLLLDDVLRDGATTYTNIGKWYNDLKEPEQSRQLFLKVTEQFAEHETGLAYYYLALQQKRHKQFKESIESFQKAIHTIDGRKKLDSYEQLAKLYEHQMKNYPEALQYTLKGIKMIQEADFFSDHQKKKQLENWDKRLQRLEIKNGKYL from the coding sequence ATGAGCTACGAAAATAAAATATTACAATTGAAAAAAATGGTGGGGAAAAAGAAAGCGGCAGAATCCGAAAAACCTTCCTACCAAAAACCTGAAAAACCGGCTTACATCGATGAATGGAAAAAAGCCGGTCTTTCGATTGTAGAAAATGATTTCGGAGTCGTATTAAAAAGGCAAGTCCAATATCCTTTCGACTATAAACACGGACGGTATGAATTAAAGGAGTTTTTCCAAGCGGTCGAAAAATGGGAACAGTCGAAAATAGAGCATCCCTATTCCATTTATCCCGGAGAAAAGGTGCTGTTTTTTGATACGGAAACAACCGGGTTAAAGGGCGCAGGCACGCACATTTTTCTTTTGGGCCTCCTTGAGGTCGATGAAGAGGCATTCGTGCTGAATCAATATGTGCTGGCGGATCCGGCGAATGAAGCCGCCTTCTTGTTTGAATCCAAGTTATGGCAACGGGGAAAAACGATCGTTACATATAATGGGAAAAGTTTCGATTGGCCCCAATTGGAGATGCGGTGGATCTTTCATAAAAACTATTTGCCAACATTACAAAGTCCCAGACAAATCGATTTATTCCATAGTTCAAAAAGAATCTGGAAAAATCATTTGGAAAAAGTAAAATTAATAAAAGTGGAAGAAGAAAAATTGGGCTTCAAAAGGGAAAATGATATTCCCGGGTTTCTTGCACCGATTATTTATGCGGATGCGGTCAGAAGCGGAAATGCTGGAGGGCTCATAAAAGTGCTTCAACATAATGAATGGGACATCCTGTCACTTCTTGTGCTGTACATTCATTCAACAAATCTTCTTCTGGATGACGTGTTGCGGGATGGAGCCACAACGTATACAAATATCGGCAAATGGTACAATGATTTAAAAGAACCTGAACAAAGCAGGCAACTATTTTTGAAAGTGACGGAACAATTTGCGGAACATGAAACCGGCCTTGCCTATTATTATTTGGCATTGCAACAAAAACGTCACAAACAATTCAAAGAATCGATTGAATCTTTTCAAAAGGCGATTCATACAATTGATGGAAGAAAAAAATTGGATTCCTATGAGCAACTGGCAAAGCTATATGAACATCAAATGAAAAATTACCCGGAGGCGCTCCAGTATACACTCAAAGGAATAAAAATGATTCAGGAAGCGGATTTTTTCAGCGATCATCAAAAGAAAAAACAATTAGAAAATTGGGACAAAAGATTGCAAAGGTTGGAAATCAAAAACGGGAAATATTTATAA